The following is a genomic window from Paenibacillus sp. FSL R5-0766.
CATGAACATCATCTCAAATACATCGCTTAAAGACTCAGACGATTGCATAATCTCCATCTCTTCTTTTCCAAAGTTACGTAGTCCGTAAGTGTAAGCTGAAGCGCCTTCGGCATTTTGGAATAATCCGATGAAAATCCAGAGCGAGACGGGCAACTCATCATGTTTGATCCCACGGCTGGTTTCGACATATTGACTGGCTTCAACAACAAGTGGGGCCATGTATATGGCCAGCGCGTGATCCAATTGTAACAAAGCACTCGCTGTTTGAGTGAACAGAACATGTCCATCAATAGCATTTGTTGCATTCAGAACAGAGACAATAATCTGAGACTGGTGCCGTGAGGTAACTTGCTCCGCTTCTCGCCAAAGGATGTTTAGCTTGGCATTCTCCTCAACTTCACGGTCGGGTACAGGCGCGGCAATGTGGGCACATACCACCTGCATCCCATTCACCTCAAAAAAGAGATTGCCCTCCTCCGGGCGTTCTTCAATCTCGATACCCCATTCGTTCTTCATGTTCCTGATGAAAAGGTCAAAATTACAATCGTCACGCTCCAGCAGGACAAAACCCACGATGGTTTCACTGTAATTCGTCGATTCGACAGCACCACCTGCAGGTACTTTCTCCTTTTTGCGCCGCCGAAGCTTGTCAAACAATCCCATGACATGTTCTCCTTCCAATTCCAGAACGATTCTGGTCATTGTACACTGCTATCTATTCACTACCTTACCATAAAGGATTTAAACATGAATCGAAGCAATGCACCTATCGACAGGAAATTAGAGGAACAGGACCAGCAACAATGCAATGATCGCAGGCAAACCTTGTTTAATAATGATCGACCGTGAAGAAGTTGCTCCTCCATAAAGAGCCGCGATAATCACACACGCCAGGAAGAAAATCTGAATATGCTGTCCAACGGCAGCATCCGGATATACGAGTCCCCAGATCAGACCTGCCGCAAGAAATCCATTGTAAAGACCTTGATTGGCCGCGAGAGATTTGGTGGATTTGGCGAATTCCGGCGTGAGATTAAAGGTTTTCATTGTGCGTGGACGAGTCCACATAAACATCTCCATCACCATGATATAGAAGTGTTCGACAGCTACAAGAGCTACAAAAATGATACTAATCAAAGGAAACACCTTGCTTTCTGATATGTAATTTATTTACTTGTCCATCCTAGTATAAATGTTTGCAACAAGAACGGAAAGAGCAAATTTAATTTGTAACAATTTAATTGCGTATTATTAAAATATTTATCGTTTTCCAGTTGAGTTATGATGTTGAAATTAAAAAATGGTTATAAAGGTAAGCATACGCCGATTGTCGACAATCCATTCATTGGGTAATAATGAACAATAAAGAAGTAATATTGCTCAGGAAAGGGCGGAGATTACTATGGGAACAGTTCAATTCGTCATGTTGGCTGATGATCCATCCACATTTGTGACCCGAGTTGTACCTTTTATCGACATTGAGCTTGCAGGAATTCCGGGTGACCGTCATTATGGTCTGCTTCGTCCGGCGGACTCACGTCAGAAAATCTACAAGCGTGGTACACCGATTGCGAATCGCCGCCAGATCAGTATTGTGTCTGAGGAAGAATGTGCTCTTATTGCTGAGAAAATGAACATTCCTGAAGTGCGTCCAGAGTGGCTTGGTGCCAATATACTGGTTCGTGGCATTGATCGATTGACGGAACTGCCTGCTGGAACGCGGCTCCTATTTCCAAACGGGACAGGGTTAATATGTGAAGGGGAGAACCTTCCCTGTATACATCCGGGAAAAATGATTGGACAATTCTACGAACAGGACGGTTTGCGCAAAAAATTCGTGCCTGCGGCTCGCAAAAAACGTGGGATTGTGTGCTCGGTTGAAAGGGAAGGTGTAATCCATACGGGGGATACCATAGAAGTCATTCGCCTGTCCTGATTCTCAGGACAGGTTAATTTATTAGCCCTCGGCGCTCACCATTCAGATGTCTAGAGTGTAAGTACTCCTCTGGTGTACTGCCAATAATGGACTTGAAATCTCGGATAAAATGGGATTGATCATGATATCCAAGATCCTGAGATAGCTTAATCAGGTCACAGTGAAGACCGCGGTCCATCCATTCTGCAGCATTTTGCAGACGATACAACTTGATTACGGTTTTGGGTCCGATGCCCACATACTGATTGAACAGGCGTTGAAGCTTTCGGGTATGCATATTCCAATAAGAAGACAGATCATCCACTCTCAGCATCTCCCGGTTCTGTTCAATCTGTTGTACAATATCGTAAACCATTCTCGCTTGAGCATCTTCAGCAGGAAGGTGTGCACATAATAGTTGATCGATGTAACTGGTTTTATCCGCATCATCCCCTGCCCCAAGAAGCCGGTCTTCCAAGGATTCCGCTGTGACGTCCAGAATACTGGAGACATCCATCGGTTGTCCGTACAATGAAGAGACAGGAGCGCGGAGGAAGGGATAAAACCCTCCTGGGTTGAACTTCACGCCAAATACACGACCTTTCCCGCTCACAAGATAGGAGAATTTACGTCCCGATGGTCCGAAGAAAAACGTATTGTTTCGTTCCACGACCAGATTAACACAGGGGTTAGGCACGACATGTTGGGGATACGGTTCAAGTCCGGTCAGGTCCCACGATACGATCCAGTAATGTTTAACAAAAGGCCGAAGTGCTTCGGAAGGAGCATGGCGTGTCAGTTGATATTTATGGTCACCTTCATTCAGATTCAACAGGCCCATACTTGGTCTGTCTCCTTGTTCTACCTGTTTCATCCGAATCGACCCTCCTGCTCATCTCACTTTATTTAGGTTCTCTGAACAACATTGCCCGGACAGCAAAACGGGGTAAAACGAGTTGCCTGCGCCATCTCGAAGGTTGACTGAGGAGGCGATAGAGCCATTCCAGGTTAAGCTTCTGCCATATCGCAGGGGCACGTTTGGTTTTGCCGGCCACGATATCGAGACTGCCTCCAACACCTATGGCTACACGAGCGTTCAACTGGTGGCGATACTTGTTAATCCAGTGTTCCGCATGGGGGGCGCCAAGAGCCACGATAAGAAAGTCTGGTTGAGCAGTACAAATCTCTTCCACAATCTGTTGTTCCTCATCTGCCTGGAAATAACCATGGTGTCTACCTTTTAAGATAACTCCGGGGTAACGCTGTGCTATGACTTTTACTGCCTGTTCACTTACGCTTTCCTCTGCTCCCAGCAGGTAGAATGACCAGTGTTTTTGATCGCCTTCCTCTAATAAACGAAACAGCAGATCACAACCGGTTACCCGTTCAGTCAATTGTCCGCCCCGAAAACGGGATACCATCACAATGCCGGCACCGTCAGCTGTGACCAACCCGGCTTGATCAACGACTTTGCGAAGAGAGGCATTCTTTTGACAGGACATAACAATCTCGGGATTACCTGTGATGACATGGAATAGTTCAGTACTTTCCTGATCTACGACTTTATCAAGGATCGCAACCGTTTGATCCATCGTGACATTGGGGAAAGGGATGCCCATAATATTGGTTGATTGGCTCATATCTCATTTCCTTTCTAAATTAGTCGCATTACCTTGAACGGACCTGTTATTTCATTCCAGTTTAGTATATCTGATCTTCTGGGAAAGCACTATATGGGCGCAATCCGTTAGGATCATGGTATAACATTCCCGAAAACATAAAGAGCTTATATTTTACCTGTTGTCGCGTTTTTACAATACGGCCTTTGGGGTATAACGATAGGATAGGAGTGCGAGGTTGGCAGATCGCTTATCCAATATATAAAGGGAGTGAGTCCATGGAACTGAAATATGAATTCTTTATCAATGCAGGACTGGAAGAGGTGTGGAATGCTCTAATATCACCAGACGGCACTCGGAACAGCTTTTTCGGCAGTGAACTTCGCACCAATTTCCAACCAGGCCAGCCATTTGCTTATGTAGGCCCAGGTAATGATGGTGCAGAGACTGTCCATGTGTATGGAGATATATTGGAATTTGAACCGCTGTCCAGACTTAGTTATCAGGAGCATCCTGGACCGTCGTACCATGCGAATCATGCCGAGCTTCAATCCAGAGTGGTCTTCCAGTTGGAAACGGTAGGTGAGTGTACGAAGCTGACGCTGATCAATGATCAATTTAAAGATAACCATCCTTCCATTGCGAATGCACAGAGCAGCTGGTGGATGATTCTAAGCAGCATCAAAACTTGGGTGGAGACGGGGAAAACACTGAATTTTGGCTGGTAGCTGGTAAGAGGTAGTCATTTAAGATTTATTTTCATAAAAAATAAGGCAAATAATATAAGAACCAGTGCTGTTTCAGCGCTGGTTCTTGTTTTTATACAAAATTAAGACCATTGCTCTACACTTAATGTCTGATAATGTCGAAATATATATCATATGAGCTAAGAGGAGAAATGAGCATGTTTCGTAAACGTACTGAATCGACCAAACACCTTCGTACAGATGCGCATCAGAAATTATTGGAGTATAGTCGTAAACTGGTAGCAAACGCAGAAAAGGGCGACTATGACGCATGGATCGAAGATGGTATTGAGTTTCAGGATACCGATGAAATAGCTAGTAATATCAAAAAAGCAGTACATATGATGAAAGCTCAAAACGAAGACGCGGAAATGCGCCTTAGAATGCTGAATCAGGCGATGAATGTGGGATTATGGGAATCTGAAATTGTTGCTGGTGATCCACTGGATAACAATAATATCGTCACATTTTCGAATGAATTCCGCCAAATGTTAGGCTTCCATAATGCCAAGGATTATCCCAATTCATTTGCAAGCTGGGCCAAATCGATATATCCGGATGACAGACCCCACCTGGTGCAGGAGATTATGAAACATGTGAATGACACAAAAGCAACAACTGCCTATAACGTCATCAGCCGTATGATTACAAAAAGTGGAGAAATTCGCTGGTTCCGATGCCTTGGACAAGTCATCCGAAATCAGGCTGGAGTTCCAGTCAAACTCCTGGGCATCATGTTTGATATTCATGAGGAGAAGAGCAAGTCTGATGAGCTGGAAGCACTCGTCACCCGATATGATCTGGTTAACCGCGCCTTGGTGGAGGCTCCGTGGGATATGACCGTTGTGGCTGGAGATGTAGTTAATCCGAACAATGAATTTTGGTGGTCACCCCAGTTCCGTAAAGAATTAGGGTTTAAAGACGAGCAGGATTTCCCGAATGTGTTCAGCAGCTGGAGCAGCCGACTTCATCCGGAAGACCATGATCGGACGATCAACGAATTTGCCAGACATATGAACGATTACAGTGGTCGTACACCGTACGATCTGGATTATCGTCTGCAGCGCAAAGACGGGGAGTACCGTTGGTATCACGCGGGTGGGGAGACCATTAGGGATCAGGATGGAGTACCACTCCGTGTAGCTGGAACCATTCGAGATGTTACCCATGAGAAGAATAAGGAACAGATCGTGGAAGCCATGAATCTGAAAACAAAACAACTGTCGGAGTCCATTGGCGAGATGGTACGTGGAATCAACTCGATTACCGATCAGGCACAGGATCTGGTGACTGCGCAGGAATTATCTGCCGATGCAGCCATTCAAGTGAAAAGCAGTGCAGATGATACGAAGAATATCACTGTGTTTATTCGAGAGATTGCGAGTCAGACCAATCTGCTCGGGTTGAATGCAGCCATTGAAGCTGCACGAGCGGGAGAGCTGGGACTGGGATTTGGCGTCGTTGCAGGTGAAGTGCGGAAACTGGCTGATCACAGTTCGGAGGCCACAGTAAATATCGAAGATAGCATGCAGAAAATGAAAACACTGATTGATCAGATTCTTGAGCACATCGGTAATATGTCCACGTTAACGCAAAATCAAGCTGCCCTGACACAGCAGGTGAATGCTTCAATGGATGAGATTAACACCATGTCACAGGATCTGGTTGATTACTCGCGGAATCTATAATCTCAAAGCCGTCTGTTGTAACATCAGAATCATTGGCACACATCATCAACAAAAACCACCGGGAGGCATTGCTGCTCCCGGTGGTTTTTTTGTATTTTCTATATATAGCTAAGATGTGTAGCTTCAGTTTTAGCTTGAATTAAACTTGTTGAACTTTGATCAGGTTTGTATTACCGGATTGACCGATTGGAACACCAGCGGACAATACAATGATGTCACCTTTTTCGATATAACCTGTTTTGATTGCGTTACGCGTAGCCGATTCGAACATTTCATCCGTTGTCGTTACTTTGTCGCCCATAACCGGAATAACACCGGAGAGCAGGCAGATTTTCGCCAATACTTCTTCATGTTGTGTAACTGCGATGATTGGCGCTTTTGGACGATATTTGGAGATCATGCGTGCTGTGAATCCACTCTCAGTCGAAGTGATGATTGCTTTTGCATTCAGTACGAGGGAAGAACTTACAGCGCCCTGACTGATAACTTCAGTAATATCAGCGATCTGTTGAGCCGATTTTTGTGCGAATTGCTCTTTGTAATCGATCATTGTTTCAGCACGGCGAGCAACAGCAGCCATCGTGCGCACGGATTGTACCGGATATTTACCCGCAGCTGATTCACCGGACAACATCACAACGTCAGCACCTTGAAGTACAGCGTTTGCCACGTCACTAACTTCGGAACGAGTAGGGCGTGGGTTCACTTGCATGGACTCCAGCATGTGTGTAGCTACGATAACCGGTTTACCAGCGCGGTTACATTTATCGATCATTTCTTTTTGCATCATAGGTACGTCTTCGATCGGCACTTCAACCCCGAGATCTCCACGAGCTACCATGATGCCGTCAGATGCTTCAATAATATCGTCCAGGTTCGTCATACCTTCCTGGTTTTCGATTTTGGAGATGATCTGTACGTGGTCTACACCGCGTTCTTTCAAAATGCTGCGGATTTCACGGATGTCATCGCCTTTACGAACAAAGGATGCTGCGATAATTTCGATATCGTTTTCGATCCCAAATCCGATGTGCATAACGTCACGCTCGGTTACACCTGGCAATGTCGTTTTGATTCCTGGCAAGTTAACCCCTTTGCGTGGTTTCAGAATGCCGCCACTGATGATTTTACAATGGATATCGGATCCTTCCACAGACAGTACAGTCAGATCTACAAGGCCATCATCGATGAGGATACGATCGCCAGGTTTCACAACGAGGTTCAGTTCTGGATAGTTTACAGAGATGCGCTCAGCGTCACCGAGAATTTCTTCGGTAGTCAGGATCAGCTCTTTACCAGCTTGCAGATGGCAGGATGCTTCTTTCAGTTTACCGATACGCACTTCCGGCCCTTTGATGTCCATCATGATCGGTATATAGGTGTTCAGTTCGGAAGCTGCTTTGCGGATATTATTAATCCGTGTAACGTGATCTTCCAGTTCGCCATGAGCCATGTTCAGACGGGCAACGGTCATACCTTCCTGAATCATTACTTTTAACAATTCGATTGAGTCACAAGCAGGTCCCATGGTACAAATAATTTTTGTTTTTAACATGCTAATTTCCTCCTCATATTTAAGCTTATATGTGTATTGTAGCGTTTTCTGTCGAATCAGGGTATGAACTATAGTACAATGATTAGAGTATAGTCCGATAATGAGGTGTGTTATGATCACTCCACTTGAAGTACGACATATTAATGGTGTCGGTTGGTACGAAGAAGCTGTGCAATCTCAAGAAACTTGGCGGCTTAGCTTGGTTACTTATGGAAAATGTGTATATTGGGTGAACGGTGATAAACAGATCATGGAAAAGGGTGAATTGCTCCTCATTCCAGGTGGTACCCCATATTACGGCAAGAGTATTCCTACAGTAACGCACACACAGATTGTAATTCAACTGCAACGCGACCATACGGAAACTCTGCCTGCACTGGAACGGTATGAGGCTTTGCGGCATAAACCTGGATGTTATGAGCTGATCCATCAACGCATGAGCGCTATTTATCAACAATGGCAGGAGCGTCCGTCTTATTATGTCATGATGAGCCAAGCCTTATTGATGGAAGTGTTGATTTATATGAACAGGGAGCTTGATCGTGGAGTTATCCCGCCGGAGAGGCATAATCATGTTGAACGGATGAAGCGATATATTGAGCGGCATTATCGGGAGAAAGTAACGAAGGAAGAACTCGGGGACGAGATCAATAAAACTCCCAATTATGCTGCCGCATTATTCAAAAGCATGACAAATCAGACCATCAGTCAATATGTCCATGATCAACGGATGAAACGAGCCATATATCTGCTCACCGAGTCACAACTCTCCATCCAGGAAATTGCCGAATTTCTCGGCTACCGGGATCTGTCTTATTTTTACCGCATATTCAAACGTATAACCGGAAGTCCACCGTCTGACCTTCTTCATGAACGGCCACCTATAGCATGAAACGCGTAGTCCAACCCAAATAAAGTTCTTCTATATAATTAGGTTTAATTCAATGAGTACAAAAAAAGAGGGCTTAGGCCCTCTTTTGCTGTATAGCATGATCATCATCCCACCTGTTACATCAATAAATGTCGTTATACATGACTGCTTGGGTTAGAAGCTGTGAGTGGCTGCTTGCTTTTTTTTCGTGCTTGCCCAAGACGAAGAGCAAAGACATGTACAGCCCAATACGCGGCCTCAGCAAACAAAATGCCTCCAGCGATGTCCAGCAAGGAATGCTGTTTAACAAACACCGTTGAAGCAATAATCAACCACAGCCATACCGACCAAGAAATCCTTGCCAAAGGCTTAAAATTCAAGTGTCTGTTGATAACAATAAACAGCAAGTAGCTGGTCAGAACGTGAACACTTGGAAAACAGTTGAATGGCGCATCATTGGTATAGATGAACTGTACTAACACGCTGCTCAGATCAGTTCCGCCGATCTCCGGGCGCGGGACATGGGTAGGGAACACCGCAAAACAGACATTGGCAGCCATGACACCAACATTATAGGTAATCAACGTACGCCAGAATAGCGACTTGTTCGTCAGACCCAAATAGAGAAATCCAAGATACAGAATAGGCATCCAGCTAATGTACGGATAAATAAATTCTTTGAGAAAAGGAATCTGTGTGTCAATCCAAGCATAATTGTAGAAGACATCACTTCCGGTGTTGCTGCCTAGAAATACGTAAATGGAGCCTTGGAGCGGTATGCACAGAATAGCCAGTAAATGCCCCCAGCGCTGAAAGAATGCTTTCATAGTATCCCCCTGATTTCATTATGCATTGTGAATCTATCGTTAATGGGTACTTCATAGATATATGACGCTGAAGAGTCGCGACACCCCTGCAACTTTGAACTCTTGTAATACTATAATGGACAGATAAAGGTATAAGCCATACCTGATTTTAGGGGAAAAGAGGTTAGGATAAGTCTCTTTTTTGTTACTTTTATAGTTTTATCCATAATAGGAATATTCAATATACGGATGATGTGATACAACTATATTGGCATATAAGTTCTTATGACAACGGAGAACATAAATGAAACGAGGTAGGCAAATGTATGATTAATCTGCAATCCAAGCCAAAACATTCCTTTTCCGAGCGCAAACCTGTGCTCACCGTTGTAATTATTGAGCTGCTTCTCCTGTTAGCCGTATTTGCTGCAGGGGCCATTGCAACGATAAAACAACTGGACTACACTTCCCCTGTACTCATTTCCTTTACACCCATCGCCATTGTTCTGATGATCTATCTGACGTTAAGACGCAAGTGGGGAGAGACTGGCTTCCGATCTTTGCGAAGTATCCCGGCTGGCCACGCAAAGTATTATATTCCACTACTCCTTGTACTGGGTACAATTGCCCTGAAAGGATTTGGGGAGTTGAGCTTGTCACGGGTAGCCTTTTTCATCTTTTTTACCTTGCTCGTAGCTTTTGTTGAGGAAACGATCTATCGTGGGCTTATTTTCAAGACCTTGCTTCAAAAAAGTGCAGTGGCCGCAGTTGTGACCTCCAGCATCTTGTTTTCGATTACACATCTGCTGAACGCATTGTCTGGTCAGGATATAACGGATACGATCATGCAATTGATCTATGCGCTGCTCCTGGGAGCTGTACTGGCGTTATTGATGCTGAAGAACGGAAATATCGTACCGCTTATATTGTTTCATTTCATACATAATCTGATTCAATTTCTAGGGAATGATTTGGAGGACACAGGGACACTTTCTTACGATCTGTTTATACTGACAGTACTGATTGCTCACTGTGCATGGTTAGTGTGGAGCAATCGCACACATTCGTCCATTCCTTCCAAAGGGAGTGAGCAAGCGAATACGGTTGTTCATTAATGGTATTGCGGGTATTGCTTGAAGGTAGTTATCATACAGTTTCCCGTCAGCAGTTGGATCATGGTATACTTCAGTCTGGCGGGAAGACAGATATGTTCATGATACGAGGTCTGCCTATCCGTACATTAGGTTTAGACAGTAGGTGATATAGTGGAGAAGACAGCACAAGGTGTAGCAGAATGGATGGTACAGGAGATTAAATTCACAGGAACACTTCATCAGGAAGCTGCCATAGAATATGTGAAGACCCATTTTGGTGAAGAGTTTGTTTTTGTGAACGAGAACGGCAATACATCATTGTCCAAGGAAGTGAAGAAGGCTTTCCGAAAGCTTCATCGTGGGCAGATCGCCTGGGATCGGGATGCATTTATGTGGGCATGGACATAGTGTGTTATACTGGAGTAAGATGATTCATTGGTTGTGTTGGATATGCATGTCAAATATTATATAAAAAATGTATAAGATGGATTAGATCTGCATATCCTTTCATAAGACCGTACACAAGCGACCAGGCACATAAGCGTGATAAACCCTGGCCCCACGCGTGTTAATAACATGTATTTCCAAAGCTGTTTGAAAAGAAAATACAAAGATTTGCTTTTTGGCTCAAATGGAGTTATAATAAAAACAAGTTGTAGAGAGTGGAAAACCTAATTCATATATTGTAAAGGGCGATCACTTATAGGTTTATGACTGGTACCTTTTTCAATGTGTGAATTTTTATTTGCTTGCTGCAAAGAACAAAGGAACATGTTAATCTTTATTTGGAGGTGTAATTCACATGCAAAACGGAACAGTAAAATGGTTCAACGCTGATAAAGGCTTCGGTTTCATCGAAGTTGAAGGCGGAGAAGATGTATTCGTACACTTCAGCGCTATTACAGGCGAAGGCTTCAAAACGCTGGACGAAGGTCAACGCGTGCAATTTAAAATTGTACAAGGAAACCGTGGTCCTCAAGCAGAAGAAGTTGTAAAACTGTAATTAAAGCATAGCTGCCTTTAACATGTTATAATGGTAAAGGCAGCTTCTTTTTTTTGATCAGTTATATAAAATTCGGCCCATTAGTTGTCGAGGCAGGAGTTCGGTGGGACGTGAAACTTCCGCTAAGTGTAGGCTTCTGTGAAATAACGTCGGTTAGATGTTTTTCCATAACAAAGGGGGTAGAAGTCATGTATAATCGCAAAAAACCGTTGGAAGAGATTCCACAAGCTGATGCGGCAATCTGGGAATGTACGAGTGATACGTGCAAAGGATGGATGCGGGACAATTTTGCGTTTGATAACGTACCTACTTGTCCGATATGTGCTTCTGAGATGGTCAGCACGACTAGGATGCTACCATTGCTTGAGAATTCGAATAGTAATCTGAAAACGATGCCTAAAGGAAATCGGATTTAACATAGCTTACCCGCCTCTAACGAGGTGTTTTTTTTTAAGATTAAATAGACACCCTGTGCGAAGGTAAGGGTATTAAATATGAAGTTCCCGGCATTCGTTTTAGCGAATGCCTTTTTTTGTATCATTTTTTAACAGGAAATATAGTGTGATCGATGTGAATCATATGAAAAAGATAAAGACCCTTTTCGCTATAAGCAAAAAGGGTCTTTGTTATGACTACAATTTTACCACGATCAGATTGGAATTTAGATGAATAGGAATGGCAGCAGGAAAAGTGTTGCTACCAGAGCCAGTTCGATCCCTGCTCCATAGCCGTAACCCCGACCGTATCCATATGGACCGTAGGCCGAAGAATTAACTTTCTTTGTTGCAACAGCCTTTTTCTTGCTGCTTTTTACCAGCTGCTGTTTGGATTTGACTGAACACAGCCGTGGTCCCTCGAAACACCCGTTCAAATAAATTTTGCCATCACGACATTGACTAAGCGTACCATACATATGCTTACCGTCGTTCATAACGAGACAAACGGAACGTCCAACGTGCGGAGAAACCGTTTCTTCACATACCCGATTAATTCTGTACATGCAAATCCTCCTCATTAGATGCGGTTGCCGCTTGAATTCAACGGTTTGTATATCATAGTAAAAAGAAGAGCAATTGGTATGGACGAGTACCCGGAAAAACGAATGGGGAGGAGCCGTTTTTGAGTCTGCTCCATACACTGGGAGAAGTGAGGAGGGGATGTCGCGTGGATTATCATGACATGCTGGCTCGGTTAGGGGAGGGAAGTGCCCATCCTGGAGGATTTTTGGCAACATTGAAGTTGCTGGATGGCTTATCTCTGCCTGTGAGTAATCAGATTCTTGAGATAGGGTGCGGCACTGGGAGGACTGCGTGTTACCTGGCTAAAAGTGGATATCGGGTAACGGCGATTGATCTTCATCGAAATATGCTGGATAAGGCAGTTCGGCGAGCGAGACGAGAACGGGTGGATGTTCGATTTGTTCAGGCGGATGTAACATCGTTACCTTTTCCGGAAAATCATTTTGATGTGGTATTTGTGGAGTCGGTCACGATCTTCACCCCATGGCGGAGTGCACTTGCTGAGTATAGAAGAGTGTTGAAGCCCGGAGGACTTTTAGTGGATCGGGAGATGGTTCTATCAGGCCAGAAGACCGAATTGATGTGTCGCAGGTTAAAGCAATTTTACGGTATACGAACCCTGGTAACGGCCACAGCATGGAGAAAACGCCTCAAGCAGTGTGGTTTCACCAAGGTAGAGGTCAAAGAACATTCGCGATCCATGGGAAAATGGGGCGTTGATCATGATCCACATCGCGAGATCGATATGAATTGGTTTGAGGATG
Proteins encoded in this region:
- a CDS encoding DUF4261 domain-containing protein; its protein translation is MTRIVLELEGEHVMGLFDKLRRRKKEKVPAGGAVESTNYSETIVGFVLLERDDCNFDLFIRNMKNEWGIEIEERPEEGNLFFEVNGMQVVCAHIAAPVPDREVEENAKLNILWREAEQVTSRHQSQIIVSVLNATNAIDGHVLFTQTASALLQLDHALAIYMAPLVVEASQYVETSRGIKHDELPVSLWIFIGLFQNAEGASAYTYGLRNFGKEEMEIMQSSESLSDVFEMMFMTTTYVVENDVTLHDGETLGFSAEQKLSISLSKGVATEGNSLKIGF
- a CDS encoding DUF1304 domain-containing protein, which produces MISIIFVALVAVEHFYIMVMEMFMWTRPRTMKTFNLTPEFAKSTKSLAANQGLYNGFLAAGLIWGLVYPDAAVGQHIQIFFLACVIIAALYGGATSSRSIIIKQGLPAIIALLLVLFL
- a CDS encoding MOSC domain-containing protein, which translates into the protein MGTVQFVMLADDPSTFVTRVVPFIDIELAGIPGDRHYGLLRPADSRQKIYKRGTPIANRRQISIVSEEECALIAEKMNIPEVRPEWLGANILVRGIDRLTELPAGTRLLFPNGTGLICEGENLPCIHPGKMIGQFYEQDGLRKKFVPAARKKRGIVCSVEREGVIHTGDTIEVIRLS
- a CDS encoding helix-turn-helix transcriptional regulator: MKQVEQGDRPSMGLLNLNEGDHKYQLTRHAPSEALRPFVKHYWIVSWDLTGLEPYPQHVVPNPCVNLVVERNNTFFFGPSGRKFSYLVSGKGRVFGVKFNPGGFYPFLRAPVSSLYGQPMDVSSILDVTAESLEDRLLGAGDDADKTSYIDQLLCAHLPAEDAQARMVYDIVQQIEQNREMLRVDDLSSYWNMHTRKLQRLFNQYVGIGPKTVIKLYRLQNAAEWMDRGLHCDLIKLSQDLGYHDQSHFIRDFKSIIGSTPEEYLHSRHLNGERRGLIN
- a CDS encoding WecB/TagA/CpsF family glycosyltransferase, whose product is MSQSTNIMGIPFPNVTMDQTVAILDKVVDQESTELFHVITGNPEIVMSCQKNASLRKVVDQAGLVTADGAGIVMVSRFRGGQLTERVTGCDLLFRLLEEGDQKHWSFYLLGAEESVSEQAVKVIAQRYPGVILKGRHHGYFQADEEQQIVEEICTAQPDFLIVALGAPHAEHWINKYRHQLNARVAIGVGGSLDIVAGKTKRAPAIWQKLNLEWLYRLLSQPSRWRRQLVLPRFAVRAMLFREPK
- a CDS encoding SRPBCC family protein, which gives rise to MELKYEFFINAGLEEVWNALISPDGTRNSFFGSELRTNFQPGQPFAYVGPGNDGAETVHVYGDILEFEPLSRLSYQEHPGPSYHANHAELQSRVVFQLETVGECTKLTLINDQFKDNHPSIANAQSSWWMILSSIKTWVETGKTLNFGW
- a CDS encoding PAS domain-containing protein; translation: MFRKRTESTKHLRTDAHQKLLEYSRKLVANAEKGDYDAWIEDGIEFQDTDEIASNIKKAVHMMKAQNEDAEMRLRMLNQAMNVGLWESEIVAGDPLDNNNIVTFSNEFRQMLGFHNAKDYPNSFASWAKSIYPDDRPHLVQEIMKHVNDTKATTAYNVISRMITKSGEIRWFRCLGQVIRNQAGVPVKLLGIMFDIHEEKSKSDELEALVTRYDLVNRALVEAPWDMTVVAGDVVNPNNEFWWSPQFRKELGFKDEQDFPNVFSSWSSRLHPEDHDRTINEFARHMNDYSGRTPYDLDYRLQRKDGEYRWYHAGGETIRDQDGVPLRVAGTIRDVTHEKNKEQIVEAMNLKTKQLSESIGEMVRGINSITDQAQDLVTAQELSADAAIQVKSSADDTKNITVFIREIASQTNLLGLNAAIEAARAGELGLGFGVVAGEVRKLADHSSEATVNIEDSMQKMKTLIDQILEHIGNMSTLTQNQAALTQQVNASMDEINTMSQDLVDYSRNL
- the pyk gene encoding pyruvate kinase, with the protein product MLKTKIICTMGPACDSIELLKVMIQEGMTVARLNMAHGELEDHVTRINNIRKAASELNTYIPIMMDIKGPEVRIGKLKEASCHLQAGKELILTTEEILGDAERISVNYPELNLVVKPGDRILIDDGLVDLTVLSVEGSDIHCKIISGGILKPRKGVNLPGIKTTLPGVTERDVMHIGFGIENDIEIIAASFVRKGDDIREIRSILKERGVDHVQIISKIENQEGMTNLDDIIEASDGIMVARGDLGVEVPIEDVPMMQKEMIDKCNRAGKPVIVATHMLESMQVNPRPTRSEVSDVANAVLQGADVVMLSGESAAGKYPVQSVRTMAAVARRAETMIDYKEQFAQKSAQQIADITEVISQGAVSSSLVLNAKAIITSTESGFTARMISKYRPKAPIIAVTQHEEVLAKICLLSGVIPVMGDKVTTTDEMFESATRNAIKTGYIEKGDIIVLSAGVPIGQSGNTNLIKVQQV